In a genomic window of Bemisia tabaci chromosome 1, PGI_BMITA_v3:
- the LOC109040203 gene encoding testicular acid phosphatase homolog, with protein sequence MHVIRLPKTRFCLVIFLVVSTGIACVVGIYLLQRFPAAKSTLRFVSIIHRHGERSPMNNYPNDPYKGESFWPEGLHVLVQRGKESMFELGRFLRHRYDGFLSEIYRPSELSVISSDLDRCIMSANLVLAGLYPPVKFQNWNPDLPWQPVPVHTLPDDCDNMIQFTKRCDLYSEEKTKADAFIQMSLDEEKEMLDYFSRATGRNLTTNVDVTQLYDNLLIVELHGMPLPEWAQGANLGRLKNFFDRDCILYFLTPEMIHLRSGVMLNEMLVNMKRKIDAKILERRFNLYSAHDTTIASIWRGMNLSREIKEQPQFGAALILELHEIRSEYYVKILYKESSAVETLSVLKTGGCEEDQPSEEDGMCAFSTFSAALEPATIADFEKACRITS encoded by the exons ATGCATGTCATTAGGCTTCCAAAAACGAGATTTTGTTTGGTGATCTTCCTCGTTGTTTCGACTGGCATCGCTTGTGTGGTTGGAATATATTTACTGCAGCGCTTTCCCGCAGCAAAGTCGACTCTCCGCTTCGTAAGCATC ATTCATCGGCATGGAGAGCGATCTCCGATGAATAACTATCCGAATGATCCGTATAAAGGAGAATCGTTTTGGCCGGAGGGGCTCCACGTTTTGGTGCAG AGAGGAAAAGAGAGCATGTTTGAATTGGGACGCTTCTTGCGTCACAGATACGATGGGTTCCTCTCGGAGATTTACAGGCCGTCTGAACTTTCGGTCATTTCAAGTGACTTAGACCGGTGCATAATGAGCGCAAATCTTGTACTTGCAGGGTTGTATCCTCccgttaaatttcaaaattggaatCCCGATCTGCCATGGCAACCAGTGCCGGTGCATACCCTTCCGGATGACTGCGATAAT ATGATCCAGTTCACCAAACGATGCGACTTGTATtcggaagaaaaaacaaaagcagATGCTTTCATCCAAATGTCACTCGATGAGGAAAAGGAGATGCTGGATTATTTTTCGAGAGCAACAGGCCGAAACTTAACGACGAATGTTGACGTTACGCAGCTTTACGATAATCTTCTAATTGTG GAATTACATGGCATGCCGCTACCAGAATGGGCTCAAGGCGCTAATCTTGGTCGACTGAAAAACTTCTTTGACCGCGACTGCATACTGTACTTCCTAACACCGGAGATGATACACCTTCGGTCAG GTGTTATGCTGAATGAAATGTTGGTTAACATGAAGAGGAAAATAGATGCCAAGATTTTGGAACGGCGGTTCAATCTGTACTCAGCCCACGATACAACGATAGCCAGCATCTGGCGGGGCATGAATTTAAGCCGAGAAATTAAAGAGCAACCTCAGTTCGGAGCTGCTCTCATCCTGGAACTACACGAAATCAGGAGCGAATATTATGTAAAG ATTTTGTACAAAGAGAGTAGCGCTGTCGAAACTCTTTCAGTTTTGAAGACAGGTGGTTGCGAGGAGGACCAACCCTCAGAGGAAGATGGAATGTGCGCTTTCAGCACATTTTCAGCTGCTCTGGAACCGGCAACCATCGCAGACTTCGAAAAGGCGTGTCGAATAACGAGTTGA